Proteins co-encoded in one Oncorhynchus nerka isolate Pitt River unplaced genomic scaffold, Oner_Uvic_2.0 unplaced_scaffold_13___fragment_8___debris, whole genome shotgun sequence genomic window:
- the LOC115107215 gene encoding solute carrier organic anion transporter family member 4C1-like, with amino-acid sequence MVFSTYFSVSKRWRCCTVVAGETSSSGQALTILQNKDQNFTEVNCVCSFTITAVHRGPVVRLLHQSSVRDLHEECHHSERHFDLSSTLIGLIDGSFEMGNLLFLAVISHFGAKMNRPRLIAIGCFLMAVGSFLTGLPHFFMER; translated from the exons ATGGTATTTTCTACATACTTTAGCGTCAGCAAAAGATGGCGTTGTTGCACTGTTGTAGCAGGAGAAACATCAAGTTCAGGCCAAGCGCTCACCATTCTGCAGAATAAGGACCAGAACTTTACTGAGGTAAACTGTGTCTGTTCTTTTACTATTACAG CAGTTCATCGAGGCCCTGTCGTTCGCCTCCTTCATCAAAGCTCTGTCAGGGACCTACATGAAGAGTGCCATCACTCAGAGAGACACTTTGACCTGTCCAGCACTCTCATCGGACTCATAGACGGCAGCTTTGAGATGG GTAACCTGCTGTTCCTGGCTGTGATCAGCCATTTTGGGGCGAAGATGAACCGGCCCAGGCTCATTGCTATTGGCTGTTTCCTCATGGCTGTAGGATCCTTCCTCACAGGCCTGCCACACTTCTTCATGGAACGGTAA